CTAGCTATTTACTTCTCGGTGTAATGTGTCGGGttggtttgttttttttttttctttttaatttctgGAATTGCTTGGAGGAGACTTCTACTTGAAGGAAAAAATCATTGGAAATTAAGATTTGACTTGTCCTATAAATGCATCGTGAATGTCAAGATTTAGATGGAGAAGAAAaaataagttaaagaaaaaaaatttaaaattgatgtAAGAATGTACTGGGGACTCTACGCCTATGTTTGTATTAACTCAAGAAAATTTGTAACTTATTTTCATACAActaaatttttgatttttttttttctttagatgtATACTTGGGAGTGTCGAATCACATAAGCGGTTACATCAATTGTATTTCTGGATTATGTTTTATTATTGATACTTTGGATTGTTCTCTTGGTTTTAAGGCATTCGTAGACTCAGTCTTTCAAACATCCTTTCTATGTTAGACAGAAAAATTTTCCATTAGCAACTATGAAATTTTAGTGCTGTCAAACTGAACATTGCATTTGTTCTGTTCCAAACTGGCTGATTcaatttattctttcttgttcACCCTGAACATACTGTAGTGATCACATAAATTCTGATGTCTTTGAAATTTGAGTACCAGGGGAAGGGATGTGAGCATCGAGAACCTGCATGAGGGTTTCACCCATGTGTTCGAATCAACGTTTGATGGTGTGGAAGGCATTGCGGAATATCTTGCACACCCAGCTCATGTGGAGTTTGCCAATAAATTTCTTCCTGCACTGGAGAAGGTTATCGTTATTGATTACGCACCAACTGCTGTCAATTAAAGATGGAGAGAGGATTAAGTTCTCTCATAATTCTTCCTGGTGGAGGAGGCATTTGCTCGAGGATTGCATCTCTTTAGAGTCCATGAAATATCCTTTTGCTTCGTGTTTTCATATGTAGCCAAAACATCTTGTTTTATTTGGTGGCACGGTGTTGTGGGCGTTATCTCACTTCATCGAACTCATTAAATAAGGGGTAATAGAATGGTAGATTATATCGTGCTCTTCTCGAACACCATCAAGCTATTGGTTTTCTCTTTATAAATGATGCTCGTCTCTCTGTTTCTTGATTTATTAGAATGGAGACACGACATTTGCCACTATAAACCATGATTTAGCATATGTCCTTCCACTATTCCGAATGTTAAG
The window above is part of the Musa acuminata AAA Group cultivar baxijiao chromosome BXJ2-6, Cavendish_Baxijiao_AAA, whole genome shotgun sequence genome. Proteins encoded here:
- the LOC135615142 gene encoding stress-response A/B barrel domain-containing protein HS1-like, which encodes MAVKHVLLAKFKEEVSPEAVDDLIKGYANLVSLIPPMKAFHWGRDVSIENLHEGFTHVFESTFDGVEGIAEYLAHPAHVEFANKFLPALEKVIVIDYAPTAVN